The following are encoded together in the Bactrocera neohumeralis isolate Rockhampton chromosome 6, APGP_CSIRO_Bneo_wtdbg2-racon-allhic-juicebox.fasta_v2, whole genome shotgun sequence genome:
- the LOC126762069 gene encoding uncharacterized protein LOC126762069 gives MNNSAQLCEPMEQVPGAKRRTVVGPWKDVREFRNVYELLFDEDTDVDQQKRGLSQINVWSLRRSTQCPAGVLATKALLEVQHLDKAEGLQASSESVVQTLYASAFTRFFNFMSSTMQTHNMRTMYDTARMLGLPSFVVDLRHICAHGQVLPPIDILRTSVSYCLNWLRNYYWFPQLESMCDVEASKIRRMDKTLFEENITKLFVIYDAALECYCKGAHNMKSGKRHISGKRLAQLRVYYAESKLTSLKDTLEFVVKEIIALVKREIGIKDMSEIFIEALFKMKYFFNIGESHSSGEPLEFIIAATHSFFRMLAVYGFIEDVFYSFIELAENTNALEQRRTGASFWAVRIAAGFVAFRKCKQMYKAELDENPNTTDFDFTCLNQENISKKMRRHLIYAGVDLKCTPIFGDSMRRPWVWVVERSFVEQKLRDINQYNAPIIKSILPLVEPPLTTSEIRGISLLIDAYFGKRVGLKKNAAKQTNEDETIHTASELLQALEKQNSTHEKMDCEVSEPVVNDKEQYGIWTIEKNDELINWSVCPLGRLPWE, from the exons atgaataacaGCGCGCAGCTGTGTGAACCCATGGAGCAAGTGCCGGGAGCAAAGAGGCGAACAGTTGTTGGTCCATGGAAAGATGT TAGGGAATTTCGCAACGTCTATGAATTATTATTCGATGAAGATACCGATGTGGATCAACAAAAACGTGGACTAAGTCAAATTAATGTTTGGAGTCTGCGCCGTAGTACACAATGTCCAGCAGGTGTGCTCGCAACTAAAGCGCTTTTAGAAGTGCAGCACTTAGATAAGGCTGAAGGCCTACAAGCATCTTCTGAGAGTGTTGTGCAAACGTTGTATGCGAGCGCCTTCACACGTTTCTTTAATTTCATGTCATCGACGATGCAAACACATAATATGCGTACAATGTACGACACAGCACGTATGCTGGGACTACCGTCGTTTGTTGTAGATTTGCGACACATTTGTGCGCACGGACAAGTTCTACCACCCATTGACATACTACGGACCTCCGTAAGCTATTGTTTGAATTGGTTACGAAATTACTACTGGTTTCCACAGTTAGAGTCAATGTGTGATGTGGAAGCGAGTAAAATACGTCGCATGGATAAAACGCTTTTCGAAGagaatataacaaaattatttgtaatttacgATGCAGCATTGGAATGCTATTGTAAAGGTGCGCATAATATGAAAAGTGGAAAGCGACATATTAGCGGCAAGCGGCTGGCACAATTGCGTGTATATTATGctgaaagtaaattaacttctTTAAAAGATACGCTCGAATTCGTTGTAAAGGAAATAATTGCATTGGTCAAACGAGAGATCGGAATCAAAGatatgtctgaaattttcatagaagCTCTATTcaagatgaaatattttttcaatattggaG agTCTCATAGCTCTGGTGAGCCACTTGAATTCATAATTGCTGCGACGCACAGTTTTTTCCGCATGTTGGCAGTTTATGGCTTTATTGAGGATGTATTTTATAGTTTCATAGAATTGGCAGAGAATACAAACGCATTGGAACAACGCCGAACTGGGGCTAGTTTTTGGGCAGTACGAATAGCCGCCGGCTTTGTGGCGTTTAGAAAATGCAAGCAAATGTATAAAGCTGAATTGGATGAG AATCCCAacaccacagattttgatttcACCTGTTTGAAccaagaaaatatttcgaagaaaaTGAGACGGCACTTAATTTATGCAGGTGTCGATCTTAAATGTACACCAATTTTTGGGGACTCTATGCGTCGACCTTGGGTCTGGGTGGTTGAAAGAAGTTTTGTTGAACAAAAATTGCGCGATATCAATCAGTATAATGCACCAATTATTAAAAG cataCTACCGCTGGTGGAGCCGCCGCTAACTACTTCGGAAATTCGAGGCATTTCGCTGCTTATTGATGCCTACTTTGGCAAGCGAGTTGGCCTTAAAAAGAATGCTgctaaacaaacaaatgaagaCGAAACCATACACACCGCAAGTGAACTATTGCAAGCGCTTGAAAAGCAGAACAGCACTCATGAAAAAATGGATTGCGAAGTTTCAGAACCAGTGGTAAATGATAAAGAACAGTATGGCATTTGGACGATAGAAAAAA atGATGAATTAATCAATTGGTCGGTGTGTCCTTTGGGGCGTTTACCATGGGAGTAA